The following proteins come from a genomic window of Pirellula staleyi DSM 6068:
- the cutA gene encoding divalent-cation tolerance protein CutA: protein MSGEVWQVITTTADEQDAKKLAQAALEKRLAACVQIGGPVESSYWWNGRIESAREFVCVFKTTSAAYPKLEKLLLELHPYEEPEIVATPAVAVSSGYSKWIAAQLKQKA, encoded by the coding sequence ATGAGTGGCGAAGTGTGGCAAGTGATCACAACCACAGCAGATGAGCAAGATGCGAAGAAGCTGGCCCAGGCAGCGCTCGAGAAACGTCTGGCGGCCTGCGTGCAAATTGGGGGACCAGTCGAGAGCAGCTATTGGTGGAACGGCCGGATTGAGTCGGCTCGCGAGTTCGTGTGCGTCTTCAAAACGACGAGCGCCGCGTATCCCAAGCTCGAGAAGTTGCTCCTCGAATTGCACCCCTACGAGGAACCCGAAATCGTGGCGACTCCTGCCGTGGCGGTCAGCAGCGGCTATAGCAAATGGATCGCGGCCCAGCTGAAGCAGAAGGCCTAG
- the dapB gene encoding 4-hydroxy-tetrahydrodipicolinate reductase yields the protein MTTNSKVRVAIHGAAGRMGRRLIALGSVDKELSIVAALEGADNPLIGQDAGLVAGVVELNVPFGSHIHTAVDAVIDFSIPEACLSIVKTCVEKRIPLVVATTGLHEEEKHEIRRAAEVIPIVWSPSMSTTVNLAMKLCAMAGTALRSQAAGVDVEIIERHHRYKEDAPSGTALKFGEIIAGVMDLPEAKHGRHGMTGKRPSTEIGYHAVRTGDNPGEHTIVFGLLGETLEVTVKASNRDCYATGALSAAKFIAGKPPGLYSMYDVLGL from the coding sequence ATGACGACCAATTCCAAAGTTCGGGTGGCGATTCACGGTGCAGCGGGCCGCATGGGGCGGCGGTTGATCGCCCTCGGGAGTGTCGATAAAGAGCTTTCCATCGTCGCCGCGCTCGAAGGGGCCGATAACCCCCTCATCGGACAAGATGCCGGGCTCGTCGCCGGGGTGGTTGAGCTCAATGTCCCCTTCGGGTCGCATATCCACACCGCTGTCGATGCCGTGATCGACTTCAGTATTCCAGAAGCCTGTCTCTCGATCGTCAAAACGTGTGTCGAGAAGCGGATTCCGCTCGTTGTCGCCACCACCGGGCTGCACGAAGAAGAAAAGCACGAGATCCGCCGGGCCGCCGAGGTGATTCCGATCGTTTGGTCTCCCAGCATGAGCACCACGGTGAACCTGGCCATGAAGCTCTGTGCTATGGCTGGCACCGCTTTGCGTTCACAGGCAGCTGGCGTCGATGTCGAAATCATCGAGCGCCATCATCGCTATAAAGAAGATGCCCCCAGCGGCACCGCCCTGAAGTTTGGCGAGATCATCGCCGGGGTGATGGACCTGCCAGAAGCCAAGCATGGTCGCCACGGAATGACTGGCAAACGCCCCTCGACCGAGATCGGCTATCACGCTGTTCGGACCGGCGATAACCCGGGCGAACACACGATCGTGTTTGGCCTGCTCGGGGAAACGCTGGAAGTGACGGTGAAAGCATCGAATCGCGATTGCTATGCCACCGGTGCACTTTCCGCTGCCAAGTTCATCGCTGGCAAACCACCGGGACTCTACAGCATGTACGACGTCCTCGGGCTGTAA